The Candidatus Methylacidiphilales bacterium genome window below encodes:
- a CDS encoding extracellular solute-binding protein, whose amino-acid sequence MSKHPIIFTFLFIILLIDVSIVMWWFLLRRPPPPPPRPELPLPRITPLRVWAYGNEHQIRLWQSEINAFQRSTRQPVSFTYWSRETEYLQNRDTTLSPETSPDVFLTNSNEIERLYRNGRIRSFPFLASESTLWFAPALLPFRRGSEIIAYPSDFNTLMLYYNKDHFDRIRTAYPDEKWSWDVLIAVSRALERKDEHNRTQIWGIEYPLTYGFFQCLVNQFAGAIFKDGRWIFGDPQVISSQLLSLRFLIDLRYTHQTGFIRSPRLVPTQFEQGRASMLIAGSEVLPALKKIKHLRWGVSPLPVMLRPGGYLEIYSWAVSAHTNNPRLAQLLAQRLSRYGTREDRIPAYKVEDQLQTPELRVFYLQAQRSETAPIHPLTPDVQAMIQRELSILHQGKPIDAHQILNRIKAQIITRPPPPKNTVAPAPF is encoded by the coding sequence GTGAGTAAGCATCCGATCATCTTCACCTTCCTTTTCATCATTTTGTTAATTGATGTAAGCATCGTCATGTGGTGGTTTCTCCTACGACGCCCTCCCCCACCTCCACCTAGACCCGAATTACCCCTTCCACGCATCACACCCCTCCGCGTATGGGCCTATGGCAACGAGCACCAAATTCGACTGTGGCAAAGTGAGATCAACGCCTTCCAACGTTCCACCCGTCAACCCGTCTCCTTCACCTACTGGTCCAGAGAGACAGAATACTTGCAAAACCGCGACACTACACTTTCACCCGAGACCTCGCCCGATGTTTTTCTTACCAACAGCAACGAGATCGAACGCCTATACCGAAATGGGAGAATCCGCTCATTCCCCTTTTTAGCGTCAGAATCCACCCTATGGTTTGCTCCCGCTCTACTACCTTTCAGAAGAGGATCCGAAATCATCGCCTACCCATCCGACTTCAACACCCTCATGTTATACTACAACAAAGACCACTTTGACCGAATTCGCACCGCCTACCCCGACGAAAAATGGTCCTGGGATGTTCTCATCGCAGTTTCACGTGCACTCGAACGAAAAGATGAGCATAACCGCACCCAGATCTGGGGTATAGAATACCCGCTTACCTACGGCTTCTTCCAATGCTTGGTCAATCAATTTGCAGGTGCCATATTCAAAGACGGCCGATGGATCTTTGGCGATCCGCAAGTAATCTCCTCTCAACTTCTATCCCTCCGCTTTCTCATCGACCTACGCTATACACACCAAACTGGCTTTATCCGCTCCCCAAGACTTGTCCCTACCCAATTCGAACAAGGACGCGCCTCAATGCTCATCGCAGGCTCAGAGGTCTTGCCAGCCCTAAAAAAAATTAAACACCTCAGATGGGGCGTCTCTCCCCTACCAGTAATGCTAAGACCTGGCGGATATCTAGAGATCTATTCCTGGGCTGTATCCGCTCACACCAACAATCCAAGACTCGCTCAACTCCTAGCACAACGCCTCTCACGCTACGGCACTCGCGAAGATCGCATCCCCGCTTACAAAGTTGAAGATCAACTCCAAACCCCCGAACTCCGCGTCTTTTACCTACAAGCCCAACGCTCGGAGACCGCTCCCATACATCCTCTCACCCCCGACGTCCAAGCCATGATACAACGCGAACTCTCCATCCTACATCAAGGTAAACCCATAGATGCCCACCAAATCCTAAACCGAATCAAAGCCCAAATCATCACTCGCCCGCCTCCACCCAAAAATACAGTCGCCCCAGCTCCGTTTTAA
- the pgl gene encoding 6-phosphogluconolactonase, whose translation MIDLIKLPAPAALDTLVAGILRITQQPSPRSTTHIALAGGSTPAPFYRALNQCDTLPWSQIHWWIGDERTVPPDHPDSNEKMIRSTLGHARPNFHLHSWHLDSDLVKAAEKMHALLTQTIGTPPVFDLILLGLGNDGHTASLFPNTNALQERHRYAVSNPVPQLKTQRWTFTYPVLEAAKEIWFLVQGTSKTEMVHKLLARDHNIPAARIQNPHQKIYWIL comes from the coding sequence ATGATCGACCTCATCAAGCTCCCTGCCCCTGCAGCTCTCGACACACTCGTAGCAGGAATTCTGCGTATCACACAACAACCCTCTCCCCGCTCCACCACCCACATCGCACTAGCAGGTGGATCAACCCCTGCCCCATTTTATCGAGCTCTCAATCAATGCGACACCTTACCCTGGTCTCAAATTCACTGGTGGATCGGTGACGAACGCACTGTGCCCCCAGATCACCCCGATAGCAACGAAAAAATGATTCGCTCCACTTTGGGCCACGCTCGCCCCAATTTCCACCTACACAGCTGGCACTTGGACTCAGACCTCGTCAAAGCCGCTGAAAAAATGCATGCCCTCTTAACCCAGACAATCGGCACCCCACCTGTCTTCGACCTCATTCTCCTCGGATTAGGCAACGACGGCCACACCGCATCTCTCTTCCCCAACACAAATGCTCTCCAAGAACGACACCGTTACGCCGTATCCAATCCCGTGCCCCAATTAAAAACACAACGCTGGACCTTCACCTACCCCGTCCTAGAAGCCGCCAAAGAAATCTGGTTCCTAGTCCAAGGCACCAGCAAAACCGAAATGGTCCACAAATTGCTAGCCCGCGATCACAACATCCCTGCCGCTCGCATTCAAAATCCCCATCAAAAAATCTACTGGATCCTCTAG
- a CDS encoding TrkA family potassium uptake protein, whose product MAQRIFIIGGGRFGSSLATRLSQLGCEVLIADINPKRVEDLAEDGFHAIELNAEDPDDLRAADVQDADAVVVAIGDNMQSNILATLALQELKVKKLIARALDPKHAYVLEKLGAHLVVLPTRDIAYRLAETLRAGSLADRIPISGEYQLAQIQIGHKLHNQKLSDLRLPARYKITVVLIKRPNTTSITKEPETYEPTPDLVLLDGDTLVITGRRTNIDEFETECAKRS is encoded by the coding sequence ATGGCGCAACGCATCTTCATCATCGGAGGCGGCCGATTCGGTTCAAGCCTCGCCACGCGACTCTCACAACTCGGCTGCGAAGTGCTCATCGCAGATATCAACCCCAAACGCGTCGAAGACCTAGCTGAAGACGGATTCCACGCAATCGAATTAAACGCAGAAGACCCCGACGACCTCCGCGCCGCCGACGTCCAGGACGCCGACGCCGTAGTCGTCGCAATCGGCGACAACATGCAAAGCAACATCCTCGCCACACTGGCCCTGCAAGAGCTCAAAGTCAAAAAACTCATCGCCCGCGCCCTTGACCCCAAACACGCCTACGTCCTCGAAAAACTTGGCGCACATCTCGTCGTCCTGCCGACTCGCGACATCGCATACCGCCTCGCCGAAACCCTACGTGCAGGCTCCCTCGCCGATCGCATCCCCATCAGCGGAGAATACCAACTCGCTCAAATTCAAATCGGCCACAAGCTCCACAATCAAAAACTCTCCGACCTACGCCTACCCGCACGCTACAAAATCACGGTCGTCCTCATCAAGCGCCCCAACACCACCTCCATTACTAAAGAGCCCGAAACTTACGAGCCCACCCCCGATCTCGTCCTACTTGATGGCGACACCCTAGTAATCACCGGCCGACGCACAAACATCGACGAATTCGAAACTGAATGCGCCAAGCGTAGCTAA
- the trpA gene encoding tryptophan synthase subunit alpha — protein sequence MNRIEACFHRLRALEQPAFVAYITAGDPSCCHTLDLVLGLVRAGADIIELGIPFSDPLADGQVNQLAAQRALEAGTTTEDVFRIVESVRKESEVPLVLFTYYNPMYRYGDRAFIARAIEAGADGVLLLDLPPEECQELDFGTLKRIQLIAPTTPYERIRRLAALADGFIYYVSREGVTGMQRTLASDLRERVALIRGEARCPICIGFGISNPEQAAQAAALGDGVVVGSALVNFIAENRDLVSDLGGALETFARPFAEAIHGVRLRSG from the coding sequence ATGAACCGAATTGAAGCCTGTTTTCATAGGCTTAGAGCTCTAGAGCAGCCTGCTTTTGTTGCTTACATCACTGCTGGGGACCCGTCGTGCTGCCATACATTGGATCTGGTGCTAGGATTGGTGCGAGCGGGGGCAGATATTATTGAATTGGGGATTCCGTTTTCAGATCCTTTGGCTGATGGGCAAGTGAATCAGCTTGCTGCACAGCGTGCTTTGGAGGCTGGCACTACGACGGAGGATGTTTTTCGAATCGTTGAGTCGGTGCGAAAAGAGAGTGAGGTGCCGTTGGTTTTATTTACTTATTACAATCCGATGTATCGCTATGGCGATCGGGCCTTTATTGCTCGTGCGATCGAAGCTGGGGCAGATGGTGTGTTGCTTTTGGATCTGCCTCCTGAGGAATGCCAGGAATTAGATTTTGGCACGTTGAAACGGATTCAGTTGATTGCTCCCACGACGCCTTATGAGCGGATCCGGAGGTTGGCGGCGCTAGCTGACGGTTTTATTTACTACGTTTCGCGGGAGGGTGTGACGGGGATGCAACGGACATTGGCGTCGGATTTGAGGGAACGCGTAGCTCTTATCCGTGGTGAGGCGCGTTGTCCGATATGTATCGGTTTTGGAATATCGAATCCTGAGCAGGCGGCACAAGCTGCTGCTTTAGGAGATGGAGTAGTGGTGGGCAGTGCGCTTGTGAATTTTATTGCAGAAAATCGTGATTTGGTGAGTGACTTGGGAGGGGCGCTCGAGACCTTTGCACGGCCGTTTGCGGAGGCGATTCATGGGGTGCGTCTTCGGTCAGGCTAG
- a CDS encoding DUF3307 domain-containing protein gives MPELLAHLWGDYVLQTERMALRKTVSWKWAVYHATAYTLPFLFLTQNVYSLAVIWGTHVVIDRLAVARKLVVWRNAWDIRSTGEVLNATTGFSEKIPVWLSFWLIVIVDNTLHLTINHWAIRMLPLLLGRFSA, from the coding sequence ATGCCTGAGTTGCTGGCTCATCTATGGGGTGATTATGTTTTGCAAACAGAGCGTATGGCTCTCAGGAAGACTGTCTCATGGAAGTGGGCGGTTTATCATGCTACAGCTTACACCTTGCCCTTTTTATTTCTGACTCAGAATGTTTATAGTCTTGCGGTGATATGGGGGACTCATGTGGTGATAGATCGCTTGGCGGTCGCGCGCAAATTGGTTGTGTGGCGGAATGCTTGGGATATTCGCTCGACTGGTGAAGTGCTGAATGCTACTACGGGTTTTTCTGAGAAGATACCGGTTTGGTTATCTTTTTGGTTAATTGTGATTGTTGATAATACTCTGCATTTGACGATCAATCATTGGGCAATTCGTATGTTGCCTTTGCTACTTGGGCGTTTTAGTGCATGA
- the purF gene encoding amidophosphoribosyltransferase has protein sequence MDRESEWVRPRDACGVFGVFGHPSAAELTYYGLYALQHRGQESAGIVSTVGNSGVFRVHRGMGLVSQVFNEEALKKLAGDRAIGHVRYSTMGSSEMKNAQPIVIESARGTIALGHNGNLVNAQELREELEGKGSIFQTTTDSEIILHLISQPESVVGREGALLYGLRRIQGAFSLVMMTRDQIIGVRDPQGFRPLCLGRLDQAWILSSESCALDLIGASLEGEIEPGEIVVIDERGVRRHRGILGKRERFCIFEYIYFSRPDSVLCGKNVSEARVQMGRYLARAYPVEADVVVPIPDSGNYAALGYSEESGIPFSMAFVRNHYIGRTFLQPSKLIRDFSVRVKLNLIEEAVAGKRVVVIDDSIVRGTTAKARIVNLRKAGAKEVHVRVSCPPHRFACHYGIDFPDPRDLIANQMTLEAIANYLGADSLGYLNEEDMISATGLDKGRLCRACFDGDYPVPVGRDVMKEVLEGRGMMKGGRLSGDL, from the coding sequence ATGGATCGAGAGAGTGAATGGGTTAGGCCTCGAGATGCTTGTGGGGTGTTTGGGGTGTTTGGTCATCCGAGTGCTGCGGAGTTGACTTATTATGGGTTGTATGCGTTGCAGCATCGTGGGCAGGAGAGTGCGGGGATAGTTTCTACGGTTGGGAACAGTGGGGTTTTTAGGGTGCATCGTGGGATGGGGTTGGTGTCTCAGGTGTTCAATGAGGAGGCGTTGAAGAAATTGGCGGGGGACCGTGCGATTGGTCATGTGCGTTATTCGACGATGGGTTCTTCGGAGATGAAGAATGCTCAGCCGATTGTGATTGAATCTGCGAGGGGGACGATTGCTTTGGGACATAATGGGAATTTGGTGAATGCGCAGGAGTTGAGGGAGGAGTTGGAGGGGAAGGGGTCTATCTTTCAGACGACGACGGATAGTGAGATTATTTTGCATTTGATTTCGCAACCGGAGAGTGTGGTCGGGAGGGAGGGGGCTTTGTTGTATGGATTGAGGCGGATTCAGGGGGCGTTTTCTTTGGTGATGATGACGCGGGATCAAATTATTGGTGTGCGGGATCCGCAAGGATTTAGGCCGTTGTGTCTTGGGCGGTTGGATCAAGCTTGGATCTTGAGTAGTGAGAGTTGTGCTTTGGATTTGATCGGGGCAAGTCTGGAGGGGGAGATTGAGCCGGGGGAGATAGTGGTGATTGATGAGAGGGGGGTGCGACGGCATCGGGGGATTTTGGGGAAGAGGGAGCGGTTTTGTATTTTTGAATATATTTATTTTTCACGTCCTGATTCTGTGTTGTGTGGGAAAAATGTGAGTGAGGCTCGGGTGCAGATGGGGCGGTATTTGGCACGCGCTTATCCTGTGGAGGCAGATGTGGTGGTGCCTATTCCGGATTCTGGGAATTACGCGGCACTTGGATATAGTGAGGAGAGTGGGATACCGTTTTCGATGGCTTTTGTGAGGAATCATTACATTGGACGGACTTTTCTTCAGCCTTCGAAGTTGATTCGTGATTTTTCTGTGCGCGTGAAGTTGAACTTAATCGAGGAGGCGGTGGCGGGTAAACGGGTGGTGGTGATTGATGATTCGATCGTCAGGGGGACGACTGCGAAGGCGCGTATTGTGAATTTGCGTAAGGCTGGAGCAAAGGAGGTGCATGTGCGGGTGAGTTGTCCTCCGCATCGTTTTGCTTGTCATTACGGGATTGATTTTCCTGATCCTAGGGATTTGATAGCGAATCAAATGACACTTGAAGCGATTGCGAATTATCTTGGCGCTGACTCTTTGGGATATCTGAATGAGGAGGATATGATTTCTGCCACGGGGCTCGATAAGGGGCGATTGTGCCGGGCGTGTTTTGATGGTGACTATCCTGTCCCGGTTGGCCGAGATGTGATGAAAGAGGTTTTAGAGGGGCGGGGTATGATGAAGGGGGGGCGACTTTCGGGGGATTTGTAA
- the zwf gene encoding glucose-6-phosphate dehydrogenase → MSLIDERCEISPNKNNLLPTCIVILGATGDLTHRKIIPALYHLRKNGQLPEGSVIIGFARRPKNHDEFRSDLYNALLEFSHTKPVDKQVWQTLASHIYYHQGELTDLEAYRKLATFTQQLPESKSFEDRYLFYLATAPHLFGTAAHHLAAAGLAPKPHTVPQKRIIVEKPFGENLASARELNYTLQDAFPESAIYRIDHYLGKETVQNLLYFRFANAIYEPLWNRRYIDHVQITVAETVGVESRGGYYDRAGASRDMLQNHLFQLFTLIAMEPPASLEPEAIRDEKVKVLKSIVTPSHDYVLRHSVRAQYSAGFAHGRAYRAYREEDRVNPQSLTETYVALRLEIDNWRWSGVPFYLRTGKALQKQFSEINIIFNRPPSVLFAAACGTKLRRNQLRIRIQPNEGIHLVFNTKVPSKSQIHPVAMDFRYRQGFHEDYFPEAYERLLVDALQGETTLFTRYDEVEEAWRIVDALHAAWNQEPVDALPLYAPGSMGPIEAQHLIEKEGRFWLSVDKD, encoded by the coding sequence ATGAGCCTTATTGATGAGCGCTGCGAGATCAGCCCAAACAAAAACAACCTCCTCCCTACCTGCATCGTCATCCTCGGTGCCACAGGAGACCTCACCCACCGCAAAATCATCCCCGCCCTATACCACCTCAGAAAAAACGGCCAACTCCCCGAAGGCAGCGTAATCATCGGCTTCGCTCGACGCCCCAAAAATCACGACGAATTCCGCTCCGATCTCTACAATGCCCTCTTAGAATTCTCACACACCAAACCCGTAGATAAACAAGTCTGGCAGACGCTTGCCTCACACATCTACTACCACCAGGGCGAACTCACAGACCTCGAAGCATACCGCAAACTCGCCACCTTCACTCAACAACTCCCCGAATCCAAAAGCTTCGAAGATCGATACCTATTCTACCTCGCCACCGCCCCCCATCTCTTCGGCACCGCAGCCCATCACCTCGCCGCCGCAGGCCTCGCCCCCAAACCTCACACCGTGCCCCAAAAACGCATCATCGTCGAAAAACCCTTCGGTGAAAACTTAGCCAGCGCACGCGAACTCAACTACACCCTCCAAGACGCATTCCCAGAATCGGCCATCTACCGCATCGATCACTACCTCGGAAAAGAGACCGTTCAAAATCTCCTCTACTTCCGATTCGCTAACGCCATCTACGAACCCCTCTGGAACCGCCGCTACATCGACCACGTCCAAATCACCGTCGCCGAAACAGTCGGCGTCGAAAGCCGTGGCGGCTACTACGACCGCGCAGGAGCCTCAAGAGACATGCTCCAAAATCATCTCTTCCAACTCTTCACTCTCATTGCCATGGAGCCCCCGGCCTCCCTTGAGCCCGAAGCCATCCGAGATGAAAAAGTAAAAGTTTTAAAATCTATCGTCACCCCCTCCCACGACTACGTCCTCCGACACTCCGTGCGCGCACAATACAGCGCAGGCTTCGCCCACGGTCGAGCCTATCGCGCATACCGAGAAGAAGACCGCGTTAATCCTCAATCCCTCACAGAAACCTACGTCGCGCTCCGCCTAGAAATCGATAACTGGCGATGGTCCGGCGTTCCCTTCTACCTCCGCACCGGCAAAGCCCTACAAAAACAATTCTCAGAAATCAACATCATCTTTAATCGCCCACCCAGCGTCCTCTTCGCCGCCGCCTGCGGCACCAAACTCCGACGCAACCAACTTCGCATCCGCATTCAACCCAACGAAGGCATCCACCTCGTCTTCAACACCAAAGTCCCCTCCAAATCCCAAATCCACCCAGTCGCCATGGATTTTCGCTATCGCCAAGGCTTCCACGAAGATTATTTCCCCGAAGCCTACGAACGTCTCCTCGTAGACGCCCTACAAGGCGAAACAACCCTCTTCACCCGCTACGATGAAGTCGAAGAAGCATGGCGAATCGTCGACGCACTCCATGCCGCATGGAATCAAGAACCTGTCGACGCCCTCCCACTCTACGCCCCAGGATCAATGGGCCCCATCGAAGCTCAACATCTCATAGAAAAAGAAGGACGTTTCTGGCTGTCCGTAGACAAAGATTAA
- a CDS encoding aspartate aminotransferase family protein, translated as MQFLPIKDIVKQRLGENYTLHERYLNRTLVQVQRMIGFDKVYARAEGQYLYDQEGNRYLDFLSGFGVYNIGRNHPIAKQAIRDILDLDLPNMVQMDSALLSGLLAEALVKRLAQQGAPHLNAVFLCNSGTESVEGALKFARCATGRPRIVSLKNSYHGLTYGSLSVTANPFFHEGFGPFLPDITHVPLGDLEALERELKKGDVAAFILELIQGKGVYYAPDEYYPAAQALCRKYGALLICDEVQTGLGRTGKWFAFEHWKLEPDIITLAKTLSAGYVPAAAIITRRSIYQKVYSRLDRCIVHSTSFGRNNLACVCGLAALHIIEKEQLHDRAAQLGQLLEAELKKLTTRHEIISQVRVKGLMAAIEFAEPNSLGLKMGWKAIHALDPSLFPQLIVTPLLQKHRILTQVAANKLDCVKILPPLVCTEADIHYFIGALDSVLSDLRKFPGPIWDMGQNFFKAMRASTPKEQEEDALYAAL; from the coding sequence ATGCAATTCCTCCCCATCAAAGACATCGTCAAACAACGACTCGGTGAAAACTACACCCTACATGAGCGCTACCTCAACCGCACCCTCGTTCAAGTCCAACGCATGATCGGTTTTGACAAAGTCTATGCACGCGCAGAAGGACAATACCTCTACGACCAAGAAGGCAACCGTTACCTCGACTTCCTTTCCGGTTTCGGCGTTTACAATATCGGCCGCAACCACCCCATCGCCAAACAAGCCATCCGCGACATACTCGATCTCGATTTACCAAACATGGTCCAGATGGACTCAGCACTCCTAAGCGGCCTACTAGCTGAAGCCTTAGTCAAACGCCTAGCCCAACAAGGTGCCCCCCACCTCAACGCCGTTTTCCTTTGCAACAGCGGAACGGAATCCGTCGAAGGCGCATTGAAATTCGCCCGCTGCGCTACCGGACGCCCTCGCATCGTCTCCCTTAAAAACTCCTACCACGGACTCACCTACGGCTCACTCTCAGTCACAGCCAATCCTTTCTTCCACGAAGGCTTCGGCCCCTTTCTCCCCGACATCACCCATGTCCCCCTAGGTGACCTTGAAGCGCTCGAGCGCGAACTAAAAAAAGGTGACGTCGCAGCCTTTATTCTTGAGCTAATCCAGGGCAAAGGCGTTTACTATGCACCCGACGAATATTATCCCGCAGCTCAAGCACTCTGCCGAAAATACGGAGCGCTGCTCATCTGCGATGAAGTGCAGACCGGACTAGGACGCACAGGAAAGTGGTTTGCCTTTGAGCATTGGAAACTCGAACCTGACATCATCACCCTAGCCAAGACTCTATCCGCTGGCTACGTCCCTGCGGCTGCGATCATCACACGACGATCCATCTACCAAAAAGTCTATTCCAGACTTGATCGCTGCATCGTTCACTCCACAAGCTTCGGACGCAACAACCTTGCCTGCGTCTGCGGCCTTGCAGCTCTCCATATCATCGAAAAAGAACAGCTCCATGATCGAGCAGCACAGTTAGGCCAACTTCTCGAGGCAGAACTCAAGAAATTAACAACCCGACACGAGATTATCTCCCAAGTGCGCGTAAAAGGCTTGATGGCAGCAATCGAATTTGCCGAACCCAATTCGCTCGGACTGAAGATGGGCTGGAAAGCTATCCATGCTTTGGACCCAAGCCTCTTCCCTCAGCTCATCGTCACTCCCTTACTGCAAAAACACCGCATCCTAACTCAAGTGGCTGCAAATAAGTTGGACTGCGTTAAGATTCTTCCTCCGCTCGTCTGCACCGAAGCCGATATCCATTACTTCATTGGAGCTTTAGACTCAGTCCTAAGTGATTTACGCAAATTCCCCGGGCCCATATGGGATATGGGTCAAAACTTTTTCAAAGCCATGCGAGCTAGCACTCCCAAAGAGCAAGAAGAAGATGCGCTCTACGCGGCATTGTAA